Within Alteromonas sp. LMIT006, the genomic segment ATGCAGTCAACGAACGAAAGTAGTTCAAGGGCGATTTTGGATCAGCTTCTTGTGCCGCAACGTTGATAGTTGGGTAATTTGGGGTCACTTTTAACCAAGGTTTACCTTGGGTAAAGCCTGCATTCGTCGAACTGTCCCATTGAATCGGAGTGCGCGCATTGTCTCTGCCACTGAGTTTATGAGAGTCAAGTAATGCTTGGGTATCACCGCCTTCTTGCTCGGTTAATTTATACCAATTGATGGTCATCAAATCGTTATAATCTTCAATGCTCTCAAATCGAGCATTGGTCATACCGATCTCGTCACCCATGTAATAATAAGGGGTGCCTCGCATAGTTAGGAGCATCGTACTGAGTAGTTTAGATGACGCTTCACGATGCTCATCACTGTCATCGCCAAACCACGATACTTGACGTGGAAAATCATGATTAGTATGCCATGTTGTGCCCCAACCAGCGTGATCAAACTCAACAGCCCAATCGCATAATATCTTTTTATATTTTACGAGATCACGATGGTCAGAGTTGACCATTTTCCTTGAATCTAACCCTAGCTCAACATGTTCGAAATGATAGTTCATATTGAGTTCTTGACGTGTTTCGTCTACGAGATCGTGGATGTTGTGAATGTGCGTACCTGGCCCTTCAGCCACCGTCATAATATCGTAGTGTTGCAACACTTCACGATTCATTTCGTGTAAATACTCATGCAGACGTGGTCCTTGGGCATACACATCAATCATTGCTTCGCCATGGACACCTTCAAAGACCGGATAACCATCATGTTTAGAGATAAAGGTGATCACGTCCATGCGGAAACCATCGATGCCTTTTTTGAACCAAAAATGCATCATGTCATAAATCTCAGCACGGACCTTGGGGTTTTCCCAATTTAAATCCGGTTGTTCTACCGCAAAATAGTGTAAGTAGTAAGAGTTGGTCGCTTCATTGAAACGCCAAGCACTGGCGTCAGGGGCAAAAAAGCTCCAGCGCTCTGGTGGAGTACCATTTTCAGCCGGCCACCAATGGAAATAGTCGTAATACGGGTTATCTCGGGATTGAATGGCTTGTTGGAACCAGTAATGTTCGCTGGAGCAGTGGTTGACAACAAGGTCCATGACAACCTTGATACCACGTT encodes:
- a CDS encoding alpha-glucosidase translates to MLLSNMNREWWKEAVVYQIYPRSFQDSNGDGIGDLRGIINRLDYIESLGIDVVWLNPIYKSPNHDNGYDISDYRDIMSEFGDMADFDELLKGMHERGIKVVMDLVVNHCSSEHYWFQQAIQSRDNPYYDYFHWWPAENGTPPERWSFFAPDASAWRFNEATNSYYLHYFAVEQPDLNWENPKVRAEIYDMMHFWFKKGIDGFRMDVITFISKHDGYPVFEGVHGEAMIDVYAQGPRLHEYLHEMNREVLQHYDIMTVAEGPGTHIHNIHDLVDETRQELNMNYHFEHVELGLDSRKMVNSDHRDLVKYKKILCDWAVEFDHAGWGTTWHTNHDFPRQVSWFGDDSDEHREASSKLLSTMLLTMRGTPYYYMGDEIGMTNARFESIEDYNDLMTINWYKLTEQEGGDTQALLDSHKLSGRDNARTPIQWDSSTNAGFTQGKPWLKVTPNYPTINVAAQEADPKSPLNYFRSLTAFRKNHLSLIYGAFKVYLLEDPNIFSYTRTLDDETLLILLNYSSDNQTVSLDSELLSSDVKLNNYDDLVVESGHYQLKPWQAVIIKLA